CCCCTCGGGGAGCCTCGAACTCGACCAGAACCGCCGGGTGCGCCGCGTCCGCGAGATTCTGTGGCGGAACCCCGAGTACCACTGGATGCGGCAGTACCACGACGACATCCACTACCTCGGCTACCGAACGGTGGCCGAGGACCTCGTGCGCGAGCTCGGCGTCGACGAGGTGACCGTGGTGGGCGGGGTGGGCTCCGGGGCCTCGACGGGAGCGCTGGCGGTCTACCTGCGACAGCGGTCGGTCGACGTTCGGCTGGTCGGGGTGCAGCCCTTCGGCAGCGTTACGTTCGGGAGCGAGCACGTGGCCGACCCCGAGATCATCATCGCCGGGATCGGCAGCTCCATCCGTTTCGACAACGTGGTGCACGGCCTGTACGACACGATCCACTGGACCGCGTTCGAGGCGGCCCTGTCCGGAAGCGTCGAGCTGCTGCGCAGGCACGCGGTGTTCGCTGGGCTGTCCAGCGGGGCGGCTTACCTCGTGGCGAACTGGGAGAGTTCGGTGGATCGGGACAGGGCGGTTCTGTTCATCGCGGCCGACACCGGGCACCGCTACACCGAGTCGGTCTTCGCCCGGCACGAGCAGGCGCGCGATCTCGACAGCCTGGCCCCGCGGGAGGTGCTCACCCGGGAGGAGCTGAGCCGTCCGTGGTCGCGCATGGCGTGGAACCGCCGCGGTCCGGGGCCGGAGCTGTCCGGCTGATGGCCGCTTGCGCTCGGAGCTTTCCGCCGCCGCGGCGAGCAGCGCTCGGCTCCGGCGGGGACGTCTCGGTAGGCTGGCGGTGTCGGATCGGGCAATCACCCGGGAAGGTGAGTCAGCATGAGAGTCAGCGTGGACGACGAGCTGTGCGACGCTCGCGGTCAGTGCAACATCGTCGATCCGGAGCTGTTCACGCTCGACGAGCACGGCTACAGCGACATCGGCCGGGGCAAGGAGGTTCCCCCGGGCAAGGAGGACGCCGCCGAGCAGGGCGTGGAGCTGTGCCCCGTCCAGGCGTTGCGCATCGACTGACCGGGGCGCGTCCACTGCGGATCGAGCGCCTGAACGGCTCGGCCTCGGCACCGCGGGCGGGTTCAGCGCTGCTCGGGCATCAGCCGGGCCAGTCTCCGGTAGGAGTCGAGCAGGGCCTGCTCGTCGTGGCCGCCGCTGGTGGTGACCAGCACCTCGTCGGCGTC
The sequence above is a segment of the Actinopolyspora saharensis genome. Coding sequences within it:
- a CDS encoding pyridoxal-phosphate dependent enzyme translates to MDEHIADALSRPDLVRLTDRVFCVRFETMKVVSALAAVRRLLDEGRVRPGDTVLDSSSGIYAYALALACHRFGLRCYIVGSTTVDETLRVQLEVLGATLERMPPSGSLELDQNRRVRRVREILWRNPEYHWMRQYHDDIHYLGYRTVAEDLVRELGVDEVTVVGGVGSGASTGALAVYLRQRSVDVRLVGVQPFGSVTFGSEHVADPEIIIAGIGSSIRFDNVVHGLYDTIHWTAFEAALSGSVELLRRHAVFAGLSSGAAYLVANWESSVDRDRAVLFIAADTGHRYTESVFARHEQARDLDSLAPREVLTREELSRPWSRMAWNRRGPGPELSG
- a CDS encoding ferredoxin; this translates as MRVSVDDELCDARGQCNIVDPELFTLDEHGYSDIGRGKEVPPGKEDAAEQGVELCPVQALRID